In Palleronia sp. LCG004, a single window of DNA contains:
- a CDS encoding TRAP transporter small permease — protein sequence MHGNSVWLGRARQPIKLLMFGFIAVSLLLYAWLVVSRFIDPNAYGMYEMIRPSGKPLVQLSLFCFSGAVILAAIYLSDFNGEIEPQHTGFFDILSLVLSRIAMMMIAFIVLVMFYEVVSRYVFLAPTLWANELSLWGAAFVFLLSGQYAMQQRCHIRIPVIYDRMPFWMRKVSDTLSVLLICAFVLALVWGGYNDAATRFARMETFGTAWDPPIPGIIKPFLLLAMVLVALQSVSNLIADWNKENAYEDPEGVDETEIENIKRTLEER from the coding sequence ATGCACGGAAACAGCGTCTGGCTCGGGCGGGCGAGACAGCCCATCAAGTTACTGATGTTCGGCTTCATCGCCGTCTCGCTACTGCTCTACGCGTGGCTCGTCGTCAGCCGGTTCATCGATCCCAATGCCTATGGCATGTACGAGATGATCCGCCCGTCGGGCAAACCGCTCGTCCAGCTGAGCCTGTTCTGCTTTTCGGGCGCGGTGATCCTCGCGGCGATCTACCTGTCGGATTTCAACGGCGAGATCGAGCCGCAGCATACCGGCTTCTTCGACATCCTGTCGCTCGTGCTCAGCCGCATCGCGATGATGATGATCGCCTTCATCGTCCTGGTGATGTTCTACGAGGTCGTCAGCCGCTACGTCTTCCTCGCGCCGACGCTCTGGGCCAACGAATTGTCGCTCTGGGGGGCCGCCTTCGTGTTCCTGCTGTCTGGGCAATACGCGATGCAGCAGCGATGCCACATCCGCATTCCGGTCATCTACGACAGGATGCCGTTCTGGATGCGCAAGGTGTCCGACACGCTGTCGGTCCTGCTGATCTGCGCCTTCGTCCTCGCGCTCGTCTGGGGCGGCTACAACGACGCCGCGACGCGCTTCGCGCGGATGGAGACCTTCGGCACCGCCTGGGATCCGCCCATCCCGGGCATCATCAAGCCCTTCCTCCTGCTCGCCATGGTTCTCGTGGCCCTCCAGTCGGTGTCGAACCTGATCGCCGACTGGAACAAGGAGAACGCCTACGAAGACCCCGAAGGCGTCGACGAGACCGAAATCGAGAACATCAAGCGCACGCTGGAGGAAAGATAG
- a CDS encoding TRAP transporter large permease subunit — translation MVDIGTLSLIILLAMFALLAIGMPLGFASAFLAVVTLALRFDPAIIFGDFGRGPLSVLAQAVYRQMTNYVLISIPLFIFMAALLERCGIARDMYSSLNVWLSRTRGGIAIVTSIMAVIMAAMSGIIGGEVVLLGLIALPQMLRLGYNQNLAIGTICASGSLGTMIPPSIVLIFYGLVTETSIKSLFTAAFLPGFMLASFFLIYILIRTRITPSLAPLPEADPDDPQGKEKGLMFLGFLARITCWISAALLLRALFFTVTSANVVREGVDPILLGMVSDIPYLVGAFLIALATIFFVVGRERTSQGWKMGKGLVAPILVIGVVLGSIYGGITGITEAAGMGAIAVFVIGLVRREMTFQILWDSLMRTLKSTGTIIWVTIGAAALAAAYTLAGGPTYVANLIVGADVPTMGVILIMMFVFLIMGMFMDWIGIVLLIMPVFLPIVTRLPPDEIGFFASVDPRFLPIWFGVVFCMNMQVSFLSPPFGPAAFYLKSVAPPHIELTDIFKGFLPFIALQLLALAVMLAYPPIVTVFL, via the coding sequence ATGGTCGATATCGGCACACTCAGCCTGATCATCCTCCTGGCGATGTTCGCCCTGCTCGCGATCGGGATGCCGCTGGGCTTCGCCTCCGCCTTCCTGGCGGTCGTGACGCTCGCCCTGCGGTTCGATCCGGCGATCATCTTCGGGGATTTCGGGCGGGGGCCTCTCTCGGTCCTCGCGCAGGCCGTGTATCGGCAGATGACGAACTACGTCCTCATATCGATACCGCTCTTCATATTCATGGCCGCATTGCTCGAGCGATGCGGCATCGCGCGGGACATGTATTCGTCGCTGAACGTCTGGCTCAGCCGGACGCGTGGCGGCATCGCCATCGTGACCTCGATCATGGCCGTCATCATGGCCGCGATGTCGGGCATCATCGGCGGCGAGGTCGTGCTTCTCGGGCTCATCGCGCTGCCGCAGATGCTGCGGCTGGGCTACAACCAGAACCTCGCCATCGGGACGATCTGCGCGAGCGGATCGCTGGGCACGATGATCCCGCCGTCGATCGTGCTGATCTTCTACGGCCTCGTGACCGAGACCTCGATCAAGTCGCTCTTCACCGCGGCGTTCCTGCCGGGCTTCATGCTGGCGTCGTTCTTCCTCATCTACATCCTGATCCGGACGCGCATCACGCCGTCGCTCGCCCCGCTGCCCGAGGCGGATCCCGACGATCCGCAGGGCAAGGAAAAGGGACTGATGTTCCTGGGCTTCCTCGCCCGGATCACCTGCTGGATCTCGGCCGCGCTGCTGCTGAGGGCGCTGTTCTTCACGGTGACCTCGGCCAACGTGGTCCGCGAGGGGGTCGATCCGATCCTGCTGGGGATGGTCAGCGACATTCCCTATCTCGTCGGGGCGTTCCTCATCGCGCTCGCCACGATCTTCTTCGTCGTGGGCCGCGAGCGGACCTCGCAGGGGTGGAAGATGGGCAAGGGCCTCGTCGCGCCGATCCTCGTCATCGGCGTGGTGCTGGGCTCGATCTACGGCGGCATCACGGGGATCACCGAGGCGGCCGGGATGGGCGCGATCGCGGTCTTCGTCATCGGCCTCGTGCGGCGCGAGATGACGTTCCAGATCCTCTGGGACAGCCTGATGCGGACGCTGAAATCGACCGGCACCATCATCTGGGTGACGATCGGTGCGGCCGCGCTCGCCGCGGCCTACACGCTGGCCGGGGGTCCGACCTATGTGGCGAACCTGATCGTGGGCGCGGACGTGCCGACGATGGGCGTCATCCTGATCATGATGTTCGTCTTTCTCATCATGGGGATGTTCATGGACTGGATCGGCATCGTCCTGCTGATCATGCCGGTCTTCCTGCCCATCGTGACGCGCCTGCCGCCCGACGAGATCGGCTTCTTCGCGTCGGTCGATCCGCGCTTCCTGCCGATCTGGTTCGGGGTGGTCTTCTGCATGAACATGCAGGTGAGCTTCCTCTCGCCGCCATTCGGCCCCGCGGCGTTCTATCTCAAGTCGGTGGCTCCGCCGCATATCGAGCTGACCGACATCTTCAAGGGCTTCCTGCCCTTCATCGCGCTGCAGCTTCTGGCGCTGGCCGTGATGCTCGCCTACCCGCCGATCGTGACGGTGTTCCTCTAG
- a CDS encoding NAD(P)-dependent oxidoreductase, with protein sequence MSDEKIGFIGLGLMGRAMVECLQKAGHPVTVLGNRDRTGIEEALARGGKEASTARELAEESDIVMLCMGTSDHVEGRIYGDDGVLAGTKDGQIVIDFGTSLPTSTIEIGKALAEKGAQYLDAPLGRTPAHAVDGKLNIMCAGDEAAYQRVKPVLDTLGENVFHLGELGNGHKIKLMNNFFAMTTAMAMSEVFATADKVGIERQMVYDVMSAGPLKSGMMDFIKNYATDGQIDLAFSVENAAKDVGYYRTMTENYGLESRMSSCAANTLAAARDGGDGGLNVPEMVDWMTKNLGAK encoded by the coding sequence ATGAGCGACGAGAAAATCGGCTTCATCGGCCTCGGCCTGATGGGCCGCGCGATGGTCGAATGCCTGCAAAAGGCCGGCCATCCCGTGACGGTCCTTGGGAACCGCGACCGCACCGGCATCGAGGAGGCGCTCGCGCGCGGGGGCAAGGAGGCGTCGACCGCCCGCGAGCTGGCCGAGGAGAGCGACATCGTCATGCTCTGCATGGGCACGTCGGACCATGTGGAAGGCCGCATCTACGGCGATGACGGCGTGCTGGCCGGAACGAAGGATGGCCAGATCGTGATCGATTTCGGCACCTCGCTGCCGACCTCGACCATCGAGATCGGCAAGGCGCTGGCCGAGAAGGGCGCGCAGTATCTCGACGCGCCGCTCGGCCGCACGCCCGCCCATGCGGTGGACGGCAAGCTCAACATCATGTGCGCCGGCGACGAGGCCGCCTACCAGCGGGTCAAACCCGTGCTCGACACGCTGGGCGAGAACGTCTTTCACCTGGGCGAGCTCGGCAACGGCCACAAGATCAAGCTGATGAACAACTTCTTCGCCATGACCACGGCCATGGCCATGTCCGAGGTCTTCGCAACCGCCGACAAGGTCGGGATCGAGCGGCAGATGGTCTATGACGTGATGTCGGCCGGTCCGCTCAAGTCGGGCATGATGGACTTCATCAAGAACTATGCGACCGACGGCCAGATCGACCTTGCCTTCTCGGTCGAGAATGCCGCCAAGGATGTCGGATATTACCGGACGATGACCGAGAATTACGGCCTCGAAAGCCGCATGTCCTCATGTGCCGCGAACACGCTCGCGGCCGCCCGCGACGGCGGCGATGGCGGGCTCAACGTCCCTGAAATGGTCGACTGGATGACCAAGAACCTCGGAGCGAAGTGA
- a CDS encoding SDR family oxidoreductase produces the protein MRLEGKRAFVTAAGQGIGRAIAKGMAAQGAEVVATDLNGDLLSDIGTAEHFALDATDKAALQKAVKEAQADILVNCAGFVHNGTIADCTDEEWEFAHNLNVRSQFHSMQAAIPGMVERGGGSIINVASVASSIIAAPNRFVYAATKAAVIAMTKSVALDFVTTGVRCNCICPGTVESPSLHDRWKASGDYEAAQKAFIARQPMGRVGTPEEIANLAIYLGSDESSFTTGHAHVIDGGWSVG, from the coding sequence ATGAGACTCGAAGGAAAGCGCGCATTCGTCACCGCGGCGGGCCAGGGTATCGGCCGTGCCATCGCCAAGGGCATGGCCGCCCAGGGTGCGGAAGTCGTGGCGACGGACCTGAACGGCGATCTGCTGTCGGATATCGGAACGGCCGAGCATTTCGCGCTGGATGCGACCGACAAGGCCGCGCTGCAGAAGGCGGTGAAGGAGGCCCAGGCCGATATCCTCGTGAATTGCGCGGGCTTCGTGCATAACGGCACGATCGCGGATTGCACGGACGAGGAATGGGAATTCGCCCACAACCTCAACGTGCGGTCGCAATTCCATTCGATGCAGGCCGCGATCCCCGGCATGGTCGAACGCGGCGGCGGGTCGATCATCAACGTCGCCTCGGTGGCCAGCTCGATCATCGCCGCGCCGAACCGCTTCGTCTATGCCGCGACCAAGGCGGCGGTCATCGCGATGACGAAATCCGTCGCGCTCGACTTCGTGACGACCGGCGTGCGCTGCAACTGCATCTGTCCCGGCACGGTCGAGAGCCCCTCGCTGCACGATCGCTGGAAGGCCAGCGGCGATTACGAGGCCGCGCAGAAGGCCTTCATCGCGCGTCAGCCGATGGGCCGCGTCGGCACGCCCGAAGAGATCGCCAACCTCGCGATCTATCTCGGATCGGACGAGAGCAGCTTCACCACCGGCCATGCGCATGTGATCGACGGCGGCTGGTCGGTCGGCTGA
- a CDS encoding DMT family transporter, protein MADRLHHEVAQREDKLGLGIGIMALGVTLFTCIDSSAKWLVLAGLPALQVVFVRYAVHFAMSLVLFLPREGMDAIRSNAPVRQALRSACLFGSTLCNFTALQYLPITVTTTIMFSGPIAVTLLSIPILGERVGLPRLIAVCVGFVGVLVVIQPWGAEFHPAMLLNLLAMVLASLYFVLTRMLAGIESNATAQVWSSGLASILLAPVVYSLWTWPENTIDYVVMGLIGIFGGSAHIFVTQAHRLADASILAPIIYFQVLTAALASIVIFGEWPTMWTVVGGAIIIAAGVYIWHRERRQAGITPPPADPRTAR, encoded by the coding sequence ATGGCCGACCGGCTGCATCACGAAGTCGCGCAGCGCGAGGACAAGCTCGGTCTCGGCATCGGCATCATGGCCCTTGGCGTGACCCTGTTCACCTGCATCGACAGTTCGGCCAAATGGCTGGTCCTGGCCGGGCTGCCGGCGCTGCAGGTGGTCTTTGTCCGCTATGCCGTGCATTTCGCGATGTCGCTGGTTCTGTTCCTGCCGCGCGAGGGGATGGATGCGATCCGCTCCAACGCCCCGGTGCGGCAGGCCCTGCGCTCGGCTTGCCTGTTCGGCAGCACCCTATGCAACTTCACCGCGCTGCAATACCTGCCGATCACCGTGACGACGACGATCATGTTCTCGGGTCCGATCGCGGTCACGCTGCTGTCGATCCCGATCCTGGGCGAGAGGGTCGGCCTGCCCCGCCTCATCGCCGTCTGCGTGGGCTTCGTCGGCGTGCTCGTCGTGATCCAGCCCTGGGGCGCGGAATTCCACCCGGCCATGCTGCTGAACCTCCTCGCGATGGTTCTCGCGTCGCTCTACTTCGTGCTGACCCGGATGCTGGCCGGGATCGAATCGAACGCCACGGCGCAGGTCTGGTCGTCGGGGCTCGCCTCGATCCTGCTCGCGCCCGTGGTCTATTCGCTCTGGACCTGGCCCGAGAACACCATCGACTACGTGGTGATGGGCCTGATCGGCATCTTCGGCGGATCGGCGCATATCTTCGTGACGCAGGCCCACCGGCTGGCCGATGCCTCGATCCTCGCGCCGATCATCTATTTCCAGGTGCTGACGGCGGCGCTGGCCTCGATCGTGATCTTCGGCGAATGGCCGACGATGTGGACCGTCGTGGGCGGCGCGATCATCATCGCCGCGGGCGTCTATATCTGGCACCGCGAACGTCGCCAGGCGGGCATCACGCCGCCGCCGGCCGACCCCCGCACGGCGCGCTGA
- a CDS encoding 2-hydroxyacid dehydrogenase, giving the protein MTETLAIGAYTEIDERSLEADLGALRAQTLDEALALPEETRSAITAIAYKGHSAFGGDAMEAFPKLGLVANFGVGYDAIDVDAARTRGIAVTNTPDVLNDDVADLAVAMLLMQGRRMVQGDAHVRSGAWARGEAFPLNRKMSGATVGILGLGRIGHAIATRLAAFGMELHYWSRSPKETPAGWTHHADPMDLARAVDILVVSLVGGPETEGMVSAGMLRVLGGEGVVVNISRGSTIEEAALLDALESGRIAGAALDVFASEPEIDPRFASLGNVVLQPHQGSGTHATRAAMGRLQRDNIAAFHAGRALLTRVN; this is encoded by the coding sequence ATGACCGAGACGCTGGCAATCGGAGCCTATACCGAGATCGACGAACGGTCGCTCGAGGCCGATTTGGGGGCTCTGAGGGCCCAGACGCTCGACGAGGCGCTCGCCCTGCCGGAGGAGACCCGGTCCGCCATCACCGCGATCGCCTACAAGGGGCACTCGGCCTTCGGCGGCGACGCGATGGAGGCCTTCCCGAAGCTCGGCCTCGTCGCGAATTTCGGCGTGGGCTACGACGCGATCGACGTCGACGCCGCCCGGACCCGCGGGATCGCGGTTACGAACACGCCCGACGTGCTCAACGACGACGTGGCCGACCTCGCCGTGGCGATGCTGCTCATGCAGGGCAGGCGCATGGTGCAGGGCGACGCACATGTCCGGTCGGGGGCATGGGCGCGGGGAGAGGCCTTTCCGCTCAATCGCAAGATGAGCGGGGCGACGGTCGGGATCCTCGGCCTCGGCCGGATCGGGCATGCCATCGCCACCCGGCTCGCCGCCTTCGGGATGGAGCTGCATTACTGGTCGCGGTCGCCAAAGGAGACGCCCGCGGGCTGGACCCACCACGCCGATCCGATGGATCTCGCCCGCGCCGTCGACATCCTGGTCGTGAGCCTCGTCGGCGGCCCCGAGACCGAAGGCATGGTCTCGGCCGGGATGCTGCGCGTGCTGGGCGGGGAGGGCGTGGTCGTCAACATCTCGCGCGGGTCCACGATCGAAGAGGCCGCGCTTCTCGACGCGCTGGAAAGCGGCCGGATCGCCGGTGCCGCGCTCGACGTCTTCGCGTCCGAACCCGAGATCGACCCACGCTTCGCCTCGCTCGGGAACGTCGTCCTGCAACCCCATCAGGGCTCGGGCACGCATGCGACGCGGGCGGCGATGGGGCGTCTGCAACGCGACAACATCGCGGCCTTCCATGCGGGCCGCGCGCTGCTCACGCGGGTGAACTGA
- a CDS encoding MSMEG_1061 family FMN-dependent PPOX-type flavoprotein, translating into MKTIGTIEELRARYAAPKRTSMEKVARDITPVYAAWIARSRFCVLSTVGPEGTDASPRGDDGPVVRIVDARHLLMPDWYGNNRLDSLENIVEDGRVSLMFFVPGSRNVVRVNGHGTLVVDDALLESFAHRGKPPATVLSVEVAEVYFQCARAILRSNLWSGRDESADLPSAGDMLAAMAAEAIEAREYDRAWAKEAPETLW; encoded by the coding sequence ATGAAGACGATCGGAACGATCGAGGAACTGCGCGCGCGCTATGCCGCGCCGAAACGCACGTCGATGGAAAAGGTCGCCCGCGACATCACGCCGGTCTATGCCGCGTGGATCGCGCGGTCGCGGTTCTGCGTGCTCTCGACCGTCGGCCCGGAGGGGACCGACGCCTCGCCGCGTGGCGATGACGGCCCCGTGGTGCGCATCGTCGATGCGCGGCACCTGCTGATGCCCGACTGGTACGGCAACAACCGCCTCGATTCGCTCGAGAACATCGTCGAGGACGGGCGCGTGTCGCTGATGTTCTTCGTCCCGGGAAGCCGCAACGTGGTGCGCGTGAACGGGCACGGAACGCTCGTCGTCGATGACGCGCTTCTCGAAAGCTTCGCGCATCGTGGCAAGCCGCCCGCTACCGTCCTGTCGGTCGAGGTGGCCGAGGTCTATTTCCAGTGCGCGCGCGCGATCCTGCGCTCGAACCTCTGGAGCGGGCGTGACGAAAGCGCCGACCTGCCGAGCGCGGGCGACATGCTCGCCGCGATGGCCGCCGAGGCGATCGAGGCGCGCGAATACGACCGCGCTTGGGCGAAGGAAGCCCCCGAGACGCTCTGGTAG
- a CDS encoding lysophospholipid acyltransferase family protein, protein MKALQFLRSLIFNIQMYLAMIVIGIVCLPWALLDPGGARFACKLYCRWVIWTASWMVGLKVEIRGEVPSDEVLVAAKHQSFFDILVIFHALPRPKFIMKSELMYAPILGQYAYRLGCVPVDRGKRGKAIAQMLADVQRGLREPGQLCIYPQGTRIAVGTAAPYKSGTHALYAQLGQPCVPVATNVGVFWPKRGIMREPGIAVFEFMPRIETGLPKAAFMRELETRVEGASDRLNGEAGFGRIS, encoded by the coding sequence ATGAAGGCGCTGCAATTCCTCAGATCGCTGATCTTCAACATCCAGATGTACCTCGCGATGATCGTGATCGGCATCGTCTGCCTGCCCTGGGCACTGCTCGATCCGGGCGGGGCGCGGTTCGCCTGCAAGCTCTACTGCCGCTGGGTGATCTGGACGGCATCCTGGATGGTCGGTCTGAAGGTCGAGATCCGGGGCGAGGTCCCCTCCGACGAGGTCCTCGTCGCGGCCAAGCACCAGTCCTTCTTCGACATCCTGGTGATCTTCCACGCGTTGCCCCGGCCGAAATTCATCATGAAGAGCGAGCTGATGTATGCGCCGATCCTGGGGCAATACGCCTATCGGCTGGGATGCGTGCCGGTCGATCGCGGCAAGCGCGGCAAGGCCATCGCGCAGATGCTCGCCGATGTGCAACGCGGCCTGCGCGAGCCCGGACAGCTCTGCATCTATCCGCAGGGCACGCGCATCGCCGTGGGCACGGCCGCCCCCTACAAAAGCGGAACGCACGCGCTCTATGCGCAGCTCGGTCAGCCCTGCGTTCCGGTCGCGACGAATGTCGGGGTCTTCTGGCCCAAGCGCGGGATCATGCGCGAGCCGGGCATCGCCGTCTTCGAATTCATGCCCCGCATCGAGACGGGGTTGCCCAAGGCCGCCTTCATGCGCGAGCTTGAAACGAGGGTGGAGGGCGCGTCGGACAGGCTGAACGGCGAGGCCGGCTTCGGGAGGATTTCGTGA
- a CDS encoding MJ0042-type zinc finger domain-containing protein, translating to MRLTCPNCAAQYEIDASLIPIDGREVQCANCSHTWFARRDPAAAERPARAEKEADTSKAEPPSPPLPDTRAEEEPEGVDPESGSGPEDAAAVPRRRELDPRTRSILEEEAALEAEQRRRDASKPADPEPAPRRDVPPAPPERARATHRSTPTVPMAANDTDPLPDRDRIGATLDTAPAHTEKPTVPPVTDGATPRGFVAGFALVIAIAALFVLVYVEASTLAAAFPEIEGSLAAYVDRVNALRAGFDGWIGNLAGRI from the coding sequence ATGCGGCTCACTTGCCCGAACTGCGCGGCGCAGTACGAAATCGACGCGTCTCTCATCCCCATCGACGGGCGGGAGGTCCAGTGCGCGAATTGCAGCCATACCTGGTTCGCGCGACGCGACCCCGCCGCGGCCGAACGGCCCGCGCGCGCCGAGAAAGAGGCGGACACCAGCAAGGCCGAGCCCCCCTCACCGCCCCTGCCCGACACGCGGGCGGAAGAGGAGCCGGAGGGCGTCGACCCCGAATCCGGATCCGGGCCGGAGGATGCGGCCGCGGTTCCGCGCCGGCGCGAGCTTGACCCCCGGACGCGCAGCATCCTGGAGGAGGAGGCCGCGCTCGAGGCCGAGCAGCGCCGCCGCGACGCGTCGAAGCCCGCCGACCCCGAGCCGGCACCCCGGAGGGACGTCCCCCCGGCCCCGCCGGAACGGGCGCGCGCGACGCACAGATCGACCCCGACCGTGCCCATGGCGGCCAACGACACCGATCCCCTGCCCGACCGGGACCGGATCGGCGCGACGCTCGACACCGCACCGGCGCATACGGAAAAGCCGACGGTTCCGCCCGTCACCGACGGCGCGACGCCGCGCGGATTCGTTGCGGGCTTTGCCCTCGTCATCGCGATCGCGGCGCTTTTCGTGCTGGTCTATGTCGAGGCATCGACGCTCGCCGCCGCGTTCCCCGAGATCGAGGGATCGCTCGCGGCCTATGTCGACCGGGTGAACGCGCTGCGCGCGGGTTTCGACGGCTGGATCGGCAATCTCGCGGGACGGATCTGA
- a CDS encoding phosphatase domain-containing protein translates to MAKPGRLHRLAIRAEAWFDRVRPRKVPDRPVLDSYRGYAIAGHGVVLRGRVLASLRRTTPDPGQSRWQNMREMASLFFTNEVAEVEVVAPSHGVASLSDPEGYVVMEVPVDLSRPGWHEVPLQIAGDPESRRNFRAMVPSPDARIGIVSDIDDTMLQTGAYSLARNLWTTFTGSATTRRIFPDAIVLMDHLSNHGRNPVFYVSSSPWNLHSFLERVFDRAGLVAGPMFLRDLGISETKFITGTHGDHKGDAIDRVLGANPGLDFVLIGDTGQHDAEVYLEACHRHAGRIRAIVLREPGPGPDTASREAMAAIRRLGVTVEHGSDFNGIAERLTAAGIRV, encoded by the coding sequence GTGGCAAAGCCCGGTCGGCTGCACAGATTGGCCATCAGGGCGGAGGCATGGTTCGACCGTGTGCGCCCGCGCAAGGTGCCCGACCGGCCGGTCCTCGATTCCTATCGCGGCTACGCCATTGCGGGGCACGGCGTCGTGCTGCGCGGCCGCGTCCTGGCAAGCCTGCGCCGCACCACGCCCGACCCGGGCCAGAGCCGCTGGCAGAACATGCGCGAGATGGCATCGCTCTTCTTTACGAACGAGGTCGCCGAGGTCGAGGTCGTGGCCCCCTCGCACGGCGTCGCGTCGCTGAGCGATCCCGAGGGCTATGTCGTGATGGAGGTGCCGGTCGATCTAAGCCGGCCGGGCTGGCACGAGGTGCCGCTGCAGATCGCCGGGGACCCCGAAAGCCGGCGCAATTTCCGCGCCATGGTCCCGTCGCCCGACGCACGGATCGGCATCGTGTCGGATATCGACGACACCATGCTCCAGACCGGGGCCTATTCGCTGGCGCGCAACCTCTGGACCACCTTCACGGGGTCGGCGACGACGCGGCGGATCTTTCCCGACGCGATCGTGCTCATGGATCATCTCAGCAATCATGGACGCAATCCGGTCTTCTACGTCAGCTCGAGCCCCTGGAACCTGCATTCCTTCCTCGAGCGTGTCTTCGACCGCGCGGGCCTCGTCGCGGGTCCGATGTTCCTGCGCGATCTGGGGATCAGCGAGACGAAGTTCATCACCGGCACGCATGGCGACCACAAGGGCGACGCGATCGACCGCGTGCTCGGGGCCAATCCCGGTCTCGATTTCGTGCTGATCGGCGATACGGGGCAGCACGACGCGGAGGTCTATCTCGAGGCCTGCCACCGCCATGCGGGGCGGATCCGGGCCATCGTCCTGCGCGAACCCGGTCCGGGCCCCGACACGGCGAGCCGCGAGGCCATGGCCGCGATCCGCAGGCTCGGCGTGACCGTGGAACATGGCAGCGATTTCAACGGTATCGCCGAACGTCTGACGGCGGCGGGCATCCGCGTCTAG
- the queG gene encoding tRNA epoxyqueuosine(34) reductase QueG: protein MTGRDLKERLGAFAFEAGFTKMGICRPDAIPEAAGRLHAFLDAGHHGQMGWMAERTGWRGDPSALWPEARSVVMLAESYTPGHDPLEDVGLSDRGAVSVYAQGRDYHDVVKKRLKKVGRWLIEQAGPEAEIKVFVDTAPVMEKPLAAAAGLGWQGKHTNLLGRNLGNWVFLGAIFTTLDLPPDTPATERCGNCTRCLDICPTDAFPAPFRLDATRCVSYLTIEHRGPVDPALRPGMGNRIYGCDDCLAICPWNKFATAARDMRLSPQPGRRAPELATLAALDDAGFRAMFAGSPIKRIGRDRLVRNVCYAIGNSARPELSRAVAGLTQDPDEGVADAARWASVRLGETEGS from the coding sequence ATGACCGGGCGCGACCTCAAGGAGCGGCTCGGAGCCTTCGCGTTCGAGGCGGGATTCACCAAGATGGGGATCTGTCGCCCCGACGCGATCCCCGAGGCGGCCGGCCGTCTGCATGCGTTTCTGGATGCGGGCCATCACGGCCAGATGGGATGGATGGCCGAACGGACGGGCTGGCGCGGCGACCCCTCCGCGCTCTGGCCCGAGGCGCGCTCGGTCGTGATGCTGGCCGAAAGCTACACCCCCGGGCACGATCCGCTCGAGGATGTGGGGCTGTCGGACCGGGGGGCCGTCAGCGTCTATGCCCAGGGGCGGGACTATCACGACGTCGTCAAGAAGCGCCTGAAGAAGGTCGGCCGCTGGCTCATCGAACAGGCCGGCCCCGAGGCCGAGATCAAGGTCTTCGTCGATACCGCACCCGTGATGGAAAAGCCGCTCGCCGCCGCTGCCGGGCTCGGCTGGCAGGGCAAGCACACCAACCTTCTCGGGCGCAATCTCGGCAATTGGGTCTTTCTCGGTGCGATCTTCACGACACTCGACCTGCCGCCCGACACGCCCGCAACGGAAAGATGCGGCAACTGCACGCGCTGCCTCGACATCTGTCCCACGGACGCGTTTCCCGCGCCCTTCCGTCTCGATGCGACGCGCTGCGTCTCGTATCTCACGATCGAGCATCGCGGCCCCGTCGATCCGGCGCTGCGTCCCGGCATGGGCAACCGGATCTATGGCTGCGACGACTGCCTCGCGATCTGCCCGTGGAACAAGTTCGCCACCGCCGCGCGCGACATGCGCCTGTCGCCGCAGCCGGGACGGCGCGCGCCGGAACTCGCGACGCTTGCGGCGCTCGACGATGCGGGGTTTCGCGCGATGTTCGCAGGCTCGCCCATCAAGCGGATCGGCCGCGACAGGCTGGTGCGCAACGTCTGCTACGCGATCGGCAATTCCGCCCGTCCCGAGCTTTCGCGCGCTGTGGCCGGACTGACACAGGACCCCGACGAAGGCGTTGCCGATGCCGCACGCTGGGCTAGTGTGCGGCTCGGGGAAACTGAAGGAAGTTGA